From the Bradyrhizobium ontarionense genome, the window TTCGGGGCGCGCCTCCGGCTCGTTTGCCACGATCTCGTCGGGCTCTTCCATGCGCAGTTCCGCCAAGCTTGCCATGGCAGGGTCTCCTTGTTCGTTACTCAACCGTCAAGTCCGGCGCAGCCATGGCGCCGGACTGGATCGGTGGACGCTTACGAAAATACAGCGGCGCGAACGCCTGCTTCTGGTTCAGCTCAAGCTTGCCTTCGCGGACCAGCTCCAGCACGGCTGCAAAGCTCGATGCGAAGACGGTGGCCTTTTGCGCAGGCTCGGCGACGTAGTCCAAAAGGTAGTCGTCGAGACATCCCCAGTCGTCCGACACCTCAGTCATGCCGACCAGCCGCTCGAGCGAGGCGCGCGCCTCGGCGAGCGACCAGACGGTGCGCTTGGCCATATGGACGGACGTGACGACGCGCGACTGCCGCTGAATGGCGTAGGCCGACAGCAGGTCGAACAGGGTCGCGGTGAACTTCGGATGACGGACTTCCGCGATCGCTTCCGGATTGCCGCGCGGGAACACGTCGCGCTGGAACTGCGGCCTGTTCATCAGGCGGTTGGCAGCCTCGCGGATGGCCTCCAGCCGGCGCAGGCGGTTGGCCAGCGCGGTCGCCATCTCCTCGGCGCTCGGCCCTTCCGCGGCCGGCGGCTCCGGCAGCAACAGGCGCGATTTCAGGAACGCGAGCCACGCTGCCATCACCAGATAGTCGGCCGCCAGTTCGAGCCGGATCTTGCGGGCTGCCTCGATGAACTGGAGATATTGGTCGGCGAGCGCCAGGATCGACATCTTGGCGAGATCGACCTTCTGCTGCCGCGCCAGTGCGAGCAGCAGGTCCAGCGGACCTTCATAGCCCTCGACATCGACGACCAATGAGGGTTCGGCCTCGGCCAGCTCAGCGGGCCGGCCGGTCTCAAACGACAGAATTTCCGCAGTCATACGCTCGCTGGTCCCAGCCGGTTGATCAAGGCATCGAGCTCGGCACGTACGGCGCTCCGGTCGAAACCTGCGGGTGCCTTGCGCGCCGCAAGTGCGCGATCGGCCCGAGCCAGGGCCTCCCCGGCAAGCTCCGGCGTTTCGGCCACCACGGCCTGCATCTCGTCGAGCTTTCCGTTACAATGCAGAACCATGTCGCATCCGGCCGTGAAGATCGCGCGCGTGCGCTCGGCGATCGATCCAGCCAAGGCATTCATGGAGACGTCATCACTCATCAACAAACCCTGGAACCCGATCCGTGCGCGAATCACGCGTTCGATCATTGTCGCAGAAGTCGTGGCCGGATGGGCGCCGTCGATCGCGCTAAACACAACATGTGCAGTCATGGCCATCGGCAGGTCGGCGAGCGCCTTGAAGGCGGCGAAATCGGTCGCGTCGAGCTCCGCTTCCGGCGTGTCCACCGTCGGCAGCCGGACATGGGTGTCGGCGGTGGCGCGGCCGTGCCCCGGAATGTGCTTCAGCACCGGCAGGATGCCGCCCTGCGCCAGCCCTTCGGTGACCGCCCGGGCGATCGCCGCCACCTTGTCGGGCGTCGTGCCATAAGCGCGATCCCCGATCACGGCATCGGCGCCGGCGACCGGCACGTCGGCCAGCGGCAGACAATCCACCGTAATCCCCAGTCGATGCAGATCGTCGGCGATGAGGCGGGCGCTGAGCCAGGCCGCGCGGAGGCCGAGCGCCGAATCAAGATCGTAGAGCCGGTCGAACACGCGGCCGGCGGGATAGCTCGGCCAGTGCGGTGGGCCCAGCCGCTGCACCCGCCCGCCCTCCTGGTCGATCAGGACCGGGGCATCGGCACGGCCGACACAATTCCGCAATTCTTGAACGAGTGCAGTCACTTGCTCCGGTGACTGCACATTGCGTTTGAACAGGATGAAACCCCAGGGCCTGAAGTCGCGGATGAAGTCGCGCTCGGCCTCGCTGAGGTGCAGCCCGGAGGTGCCGGTAATGAAAGCCCGCATGGTCATGCCGGCCGCATAGACCCCGCCTTGGGGGCGGTCAAGCAAGCCTTACTGGTTGCTAAACGGGAAACACTGTCCGCCGGCAGTTTTCAACGTTCCGCACATCTTGTTGGCCTCTTCCTTCGTCGCGAAGGGGCCGA encodes:
- a CDS encoding segregation and condensation protein A, with amino-acid sequence MTAEILSFETGRPAELAEAEPSLVVDVEGYEGPLDLLLALARQQKVDLAKMSILALADQYLQFIEAARKIRLELAADYLVMAAWLAFLKSRLLLPEPPAAEGPSAEEMATALANRLRRLEAIREAANRLMNRPQFQRDVFPRGNPEAIAEVRHPKFTATLFDLLSAYAIQRQSRVVTSVHMAKRTVWSLAEARASLERLVGMTEVSDDWGCLDDYLLDYVAEPAQKATVFASSFAAVLELVREGKLELNQKQAFAPLYFRKRPPIQSGAMAAPDLTVE
- the nagZ gene encoding beta-N-acetylhexosaminidase, which encodes MTMRAFITGTSGLHLSEAERDFIRDFRPWGFILFKRNVQSPEQVTALVQELRNCVGRADAPVLIDQEGGRVQRLGPPHWPSYPAGRVFDRLYDLDSALGLRAAWLSARLIADDLHRLGITVDCLPLADVPVAGADAVIGDRAYGTTPDKVAAIARAVTEGLAQGGILPVLKHIPGHGRATADTHVRLPTVDTPEAELDATDFAAFKALADLPMAMTAHVVFSAIDGAHPATTSATMIERVIRARIGFQGLLMSDDVSMNALAGSIAERTRAIFTAGCDMVLHCNGKLDEMQAVVAETPELAGEALARADRALAARKAPAGFDRSAVRAELDALINRLGPASV